A genomic stretch from Desulfolutivibrio sulfodismutans DSM 3696 includes:
- a CDS encoding DsrE family protein has protein sequence MQILLILSSPDPEIKWNAVRFGNFLLNEGEEVTLFLNGPAVDLYAGDSEAFPIAEQAKVFALSDGKLAAUGKCMGVHGVEASQYVPLSNMKFLYEQVKLADKIINY, from the coding sequence ATGCAAATACTTCTTATCCTTTCCAGCCCCGACCCGGAAATCAAGTGGAACGCCGTGCGGTTCGGCAACTTCCTTTTGAACGAAGGCGAAGAGGTGACGCTGTTTTTGAACGGCCCGGCCGTGGACCTGTACGCCGGGGATTCGGAGGCGTTCCCCATCGCCGAGCAGGCCAAGGTGTTCGCCCTAAGCGACGGCAAACTCGCGGCCTGAGGCAAGTGCATGGGCGTCCACGGTGTGGAGGCCTCGCAGTACGTGCCGCTGTCGAATATGAAGTTTCTCTATGAGCAGGTGAAGCTGGCGGACAAGATCATCAACTACTGA
- the selA gene encoding L-seryl-tRNA(Sec) selenium transferase — protein sequence MTTLFRHLPSMDAVLAHLVSKKPFDSLPRPLLRQAADRFLDVVREEIRAGLVPGPEALALPALAPRLCAFAAAHTKPRFRRVLNATGVVVHTNLGRSLLADAAVTAVAEAAARYSNLEFDLATGERGSRYSHVEDLLKTLTGAEAALVVNNNAAAVLIILDTLAKGREVIVSRGQLVEIGGSFRIPEVMAKSGAILKEVGATNRTHRRDYENAITDATAALLKVHTSNFKIIGFTKEVPLKELQEIGQAHNLPVIEDLGSGNLFDFSILAMGHEPTVQRVVADGADVVSFSGDKVLGGPQAGIIVGKKHYIDRIKKNPLNRALRIDKMTLAALEATLRLYLDPALAAAKVPTLALIGQSPDTLRKKARRLAAIINKTAPQLMTATTRPGASRVGGGAFPEEDLATTLVAITPADAAVTADALRERLLGVTPPLVARIEHDTLCLDPRTLAEDELAVAAQALVQALE from the coding sequence ATGACCACGCTTTTCCGACATCTGCCGTCCATGGACGCCGTACTGGCCCATCTCGTCAGCAAAAAGCCCTTCGACAGCCTGCCCCGGCCGCTTCTGCGCCAGGCCGCCGACCGCTTCCTGGACGTGGTGCGCGAGGAGATTCGCGCCGGGCTCGTCCCCGGCCCCGAGGCCCTGGCCCTTCCCGCCCTGGCCCCGCGCCTGTGCGCCTTCGCCGCCGCCCACACCAAGCCGCGCTTCCGGCGCGTCTTAAACGCCACAGGCGTGGTGGTGCATACCAACCTGGGCCGCTCGCTTCTGGCCGACGCCGCCGTGACCGCCGTGGCCGAGGCCGCCGCCCGCTATTCCAACCTGGAGTTCGACCTGGCCACCGGCGAACGCGGCAGCCGCTATTCCCACGTCGAAGACCTCCTAAAAACCCTCACCGGCGCCGAAGCCGCCTTGGTGGTCAACAACAACGCCGCCGCCGTGCTCATCATCCTGGACACCCTGGCCAAAGGCCGCGAGGTCATCGTCTCCCGGGGCCAGTTGGTCGAAATCGGCGGCTCCTTCCGCATCCCCGAGGTCATGGCCAAAAGCGGCGCGATCTTAAAGGAAGTCGGGGCCACCAACCGCACCCACCGCCGCGACTACGAAAACGCCATCACGGACGCCACCGCCGCCCTGCTCAAGGTCCACACCTCCAATTTCAAGATCATCGGCTTCACCAAGGAAGTCCCTCTCAAGGAACTCCAGGAGATCGGCCAGGCCCACAACCTGCCGGTCATCGAAGACCTGGGCTCGGGCAACCTCTTCGACTTCTCCATACTGGCCATGGGCCACGAACCCACCGTGCAGCGTGTGGTGGCCGACGGCGCGGACGTGGTCAGCTTCAGCGGCGACAAGGTGCTGGGCGGCCCCCAGGCCGGAATCATCGTCGGCAAAAAACACTACATCGACCGCATCAAGAAAAATCCCCTGAACCGGGCCCTACGCATCGACAAGATGACCCTGGCCGCCCTGGAGGCCACCCTTCGCCTGTACCTCGACCCGGCCCTGGCCGCCGCCAAAGTCCCCACCCTGGCGCTCATCGGCCAGTCGCCCGACACCCTGCGCAAAAAGGCCCGCCGCCTGGCCGCCATCATCAATAAGACCGCCCCGCAGCTCATGACCGCCACGACGCGGCCCGGCGCGTCACGCGTGGGCGGCGGCGCGTTCCCCGAAGAAGACCTGGCCACCACGCTGGTGGCCATAACCCCCGCCGACGCCGCCGTCACCGCCGACGCCCTGCGCGAACGGCTGCTGGGCGTCACGCCGCCCCTGGTGGCGCGCATCGAACACGATACCCTGTGCCTCGACCCGCGCACCCTGGCCGAGGACGAACTGGCGGTTGCGGCGCAAGCGTTGGTGCAGGCCCTGGAGTAA
- the selB gene encoding selenocysteine-specific translation elongation factor translates to MPVIMGTAGHIDHGKTTLIKALTGIDCDRLVEEKKRGITIELGFAFLDLPGDRRLGIIDVPGHERFVKNMVAGAAGIDFVTLVIAADEGIMPQTREHLEICTLLGIKTGLVALTKIDMVDEDWLEMVKEDVANYLSGTFLADAPIYPVSAHTGQGLDALRAALAELVDTYQPRRRSDLARLPIDRVFTLRGYGTVVTGTLIAGSFKVGDDVVAYPKETTSKIRNLQSHGEPVQESPAGRRTAVNLPGLEVDDLERGEVLALPGTLFPSLVWDVELTCLGSCPRSIKHRTEIHFHHGTKETLARIFLLDREKLEPGETAVCQVRFTEPLAGVFGDRCVVRAYSPLRTVAGGRIVSPLGRKVKRFAEAELEPLRRLGAAAREEVIPVQLELAGTEGLSFARLMVLSDLESRELEKALGKLCDKGEAALVDREGREGRVYVAASVIAALSDGLLNAVAAFHKREPMKQGLPRGELASTFGKALFPKLFHFLVERLLKTGRLAADQELLRLPDHKVSMASDQAKLFETLKKIYDDGGLTPPNLKDVLEPLNLTFKDAQPVYKLLLAQGHLVKIKEDMFCAAPAFKDLVERVAAYFETAKEMDPANFKDIAGLSRKFAIPYLEYMDKEKITVRVGDKRQFRRK, encoded by the coding sequence ATGCCGGTCATCATGGGTACCGCCGGACACATCGACCACGGCAAGACAACGCTGATCAAGGCCTTAACGGGCATCGACTGCGACCGTTTGGTCGAGGAAAAAAAGCGCGGCATCACCATCGAACTCGGGTTCGCCTTCCTGGACCTGCCCGGCGATAGGCGGCTCGGGATCATCGACGTGCCCGGCCACGAGCGGTTCGTCAAAAACATGGTGGCGGGCGCGGCGGGCATCGACTTCGTGACCCTGGTCATCGCCGCCGACGAGGGCATCATGCCCCAGACCCGCGAGCATCTGGAAATCTGCACCCTGCTCGGCATCAAAACCGGTCTGGTGGCCCTGACCAAGATCGACATGGTGGACGAGGACTGGCTGGAGATGGTCAAGGAGGACGTGGCGAACTACCTCTCCGGCACCTTCCTGGCGGACGCGCCCATCTACCCGGTCTCGGCCCACACCGGCCAGGGCCTTGATGCGCTTCGGGCCGCCCTGGCCGAACTGGTGGACACCTACCAGCCGCGCCGCCGCTCGGACCTGGCGAGGCTGCCCATCGACCGGGTGTTCACCCTTCGGGGCTACGGCACGGTGGTCACCGGCACCCTCATCGCCGGAAGCTTCAAGGTCGGCGACGACGTGGTGGCCTATCCCAAGGAAACCACGTCCAAGATCCGCAACCTCCAGTCGCATGGCGAGCCCGTGCAGGAGTCTCCGGCCGGACGGCGCACGGCCGTAAACCTGCCGGGACTCGAGGTGGACGACCTGGAGCGCGGCGAGGTGCTGGCGTTGCCGGGCACGCTGTTTCCGAGTCTGGTGTGGGATGTGGAGCTGACCTGTCTGGGCTCCTGCCCGCGCTCCATCAAGCACCGCACGGAGATCCATTTCCACCACGGCACCAAGGAGACCCTGGCCCGCATCTTCCTGCTGGACCGGGAGAAGCTCGAACCCGGCGAGACGGCCGTATGCCAGGTGCGCTTCACCGAGCCCCTGGCCGGAGTGTTCGGCGACAGATGCGTGGTGCGCGCCTATTCGCCGCTGCGCACCGTGGCCGGAGGTCGCATCGTCTCGCCGCTCGGCCGCAAGGTGAAGCGTTTCGCCGAGGCCGAACTGGAACCGTTGCGCCGCCTGGGCGCGGCCGCCCGGGAGGAGGTCATCCCGGTGCAACTGGAACTGGCCGGGACCGAGGGCCTAAGCTTCGCCCGGCTCATGGTCTTAAGCGACCTGGAATCGCGGGAGTTGGAAAAGGCCCTGGGCAAGCTGTGCGACAAGGGCGAGGCGGCGCTGGTCGACCGCGAGGGCAGGGAAGGCCGGGTCTACGTGGCGGCCTCGGTCATCGCCGCCCTGTCGGACGGGTTGCTTAACGCCGTGGCCGCCTTCCACAAGCGCGAACCCATGAAGCAGGGGCTGCCCCGGGGGGAACTGGCCTCCACCTTCGGCAAGGCGCTTTTCCCCAAGCTCTTCCATTTCCTGGTGGAGCGGCTGCTCAAAACCGGCAGGCTGGCCGCCGACCAGGAGCTTTTGCGCCTGCCGGACCACAAGGTGTCCATGGCTTCGGATCAGGCCAAGCTCTTTGAGACGCTCAAAAAAATCTACGACGACGGAGGCCTGACCCCGCCCAACTTAAAAGACGTGCTGGAGCCCCTGAACCTGACTTTCAAGGACGCCCAGCCGGTCTACAAGCTGCTTCTGGCCCAGGGGCATCTGGTCAAGATCAAGGAAGACATGTTCTGCGCGGCCCCGGCCTTCAAGGATCTGGTGGAGCGGGTGGCGGCGTATTTCGAGACGGCCAAGGAGATGGACCCGGCCAACTTCAAGGACATCGCCGGGCTGTCGCGCAAGTTCGCCATCCCCTACCTGGAATACATGGACAAGGAAAAGATCACCGTGCGGGTGGGGGACAAGAGGCAGTTTCGGCGCAAGTAA
- a CDS encoding ABC transporter substrate-binding protein: MAAVLVLAAGVARAGVEATDDFGERVVLERPARRVIALTGAVNETLCGMGLSGLLAARTDADQEPAEVAALPSIGTHMRPNLELVLAQKPDLVVQLAGRGESLEAAAAIRRMGIPVAVFDVHDFEGLFSMAERLGALTGEPEAAARFVTGLRQRLDRVSEMVAGADKRPTVFVELRYPNLLAAGKDSMAADAVARAGGRLVPDAPGRVARIGEEELVRIDPDVYVVEVGPMNPAPTALADRPHFAGLTAVAAGRTAVFTGRKLSRPGPEGVAGVEDLARLLFPERWAATGGRP, translated from the coding sequence ATGGCGGCGGTGTTGGTGCTGGCGGCGGGAGTGGCCCGGGCCGGGGTTGAGGCTACGGACGACTTCGGGGAACGGGTGGTCTTGGAACGCCCGGCGCGGCGGGTGATCGCCCTGACCGGCGCGGTGAACGAGACGCTGTGCGGCATGGGGCTTTCGGGACTTCTGGCGGCGCGCACGGACGCGGATCAGGAACCAGCCGAGGTGGCCGCGCTTCCGAGCATCGGCACCCATATGCGCCCGAACCTGGAGCTGGTCTTGGCGCAAAAGCCGGATCTGGTGGTGCAGCTCGCCGGGCGGGGGGAATCGCTTGAGGCGGCGGCGGCCATCCGGCGCATGGGCATCCCGGTGGCGGTGTTCGACGTGCACGATTTCGAAGGGCTTTTTTCCATGGCCGAACGGCTCGGGGCGCTGACGGGCGAACCGGAGGCGGCGGCGCGTTTCGTCACGGGGCTGCGGCAGCGTCTGGACCGGGTTTCGGAAATGGTGGCCGGGGCCGACAAGCGGCCCACGGTCTTTGTGGAATTGCGCTATCCCAATCTTTTGGCTGCCGGGAAGGACTCCATGGCTGCCGACGCCGTGGCCCGGGCCGGAGGCAGGCTTGTGCCGGATGCGCCCGGCCGGGTGGCCCGGATTGGCGAGGAGGAACTGGTGCGGATCGATCCTGATGTCTATGTGGTGGAAGTCGGCCCCATGAATCCGGCCCCCACGGCCCTGGCCGACAGGCCGCATTTTGCGGGGCTGACGGCGGTTGCGGCCGGGCGCACGGCGGTGTTCACGGGCCGGAAACTGAGCCGCCCGGGACCGGAGGGCGTGGCGGGGGTCGAGGATCTGGCCCGGCTGCTTTTTCCGGAACGCTGGGCCGCGACGGGGGGCAGGCCATGA
- a CDS encoding sirohydrochlorin cobaltochelatase, translating into MSLIPVPRPKRHAAWFAILFLLLVPALALAHGDKERPEKTGILLAFFGTSVPDAEAALKSLETKVKAAYPKYDVRRAYSSNIIRNKLAESGQKVDSPITALAKMMDDGFTKVAVLTTLFIPGEEYNGLARTVAAFDGLPKGFDKIGLSEPLMSDPADMPAVAAAFLKTLPAERKPGDAVVFMGHGTHHQGNIFYPGLQFYFSKLDPAVFVGTVEGTPSLDDVVAELKKRSIKKVYLAPLMAVAGDHAQNDMAGDEPDSWKSVLAKDGIASTPVLKGMAGQDPVADIYLKHLAQTLDHLK; encoded by the coding sequence ATGTCCCTTATCCCCGTCCCGCGCCCCAAGCGGCACGCCGCATGGTTCGCGATCCTTTTCCTGCTCCTTGTGCCCGCCCTGGCCCTGGCCCACGGCGACAAGGAGCGTCCGGAAAAAACCGGCATCCTGCTGGCCTTTTTCGGCACAAGCGTCCCCGACGCCGAGGCCGCCCTGAAAAGCCTCGAAACCAAGGTCAAGGCCGCCTATCCCAAATACGACGTGCGCCGGGCCTATTCCTCGAACATTATCCGCAACAAGCTCGCCGAGTCGGGCCAAAAGGTCGATTCGCCGATCACGGCGCTGGCCAAAATGATGGACGACGGCTTCACCAAGGTCGCCGTTTTGACCACGCTTTTTATTCCCGGCGAGGAATATAACGGACTGGCCCGCACCGTGGCCGCCTTCGACGGACTGCCCAAGGGCTTCGACAAAATCGGCCTGAGCGAACCGCTCATGTCCGACCCGGCCGATATGCCCGCCGTGGCCGCCGCGTTCCTGAAAACCCTCCCGGCTGAGCGCAAGCCCGGCGACGCCGTGGTCTTTATGGGACATGGCACGCACCACCAGGGCAACATCTTCTACCCCGGCCTGCAGTTCTATTTCTCGAAACTCGACCCCGCCGTCTTCGTCGGCACCGTCGAAGGCACGCCGAGCCTCGACGACGTCGTCGCGGAACTCAAAAAACGCTCCATCAAAAAGGTCTACCTCGCGCCGCTCATGGCCGTGGCCGGAGACCACGCCCAAAACGACATGGCCGGCGACGAACCCGATTCCTGGAAATCCGTCCTCGCCAAAGACGGCATCGCCAGTACCCCCGTCCTCAAAGGCATGGCCGGACAAGACCCCGTGGCCGACATCTACCTGAAACACCTGGCCCAAACCCTTGACCACTTGAAATAA
- a CDS encoding lytic transglycosylase domain-containing protein has protein sequence MYEKESISTATRRAWRMCVAAAVWAVVWLLPCGAPEVMAAGPKMSSAPSAATEIRGSLVTAPGAGKAAALRESRRGRGGNATQGPVKTTASVPRRYPELVQSGRLIELVNRYSTKHGVDARLVYSLIEQESRFNKMAVSPKGAQGLMQIMPDTQRFLGLSDPFDEEKNIDAGVRYLKAMLDRFQTEVMALAAYNAGPEAVARHNGVPPYDETKDYVLRVVDRYFFLRIKYPSGNIGEIAAAEAGL, from the coding sequence ATGTACGAAAAAGAGAGCATCAGCACGGCGACGCGGCGCGCGTGGCGCATGTGCGTTGCGGCGGCCGTGTGGGCGGTGGTGTGGCTTCTGCCGTGCGGCGCGCCCGAGGTTATGGCCGCAGGGCCGAAGATGTCCAGCGCGCCGAGCGCGGCCACGGAGATACGCGGCTCGCTGGTGACCGCGCCCGGGGCGGGCAAGGCGGCGGCGTTGCGGGAGAGCAGGCGGGGCCGGGGCGGCAACGCGACCCAGGGACCGGTGAAGACGACCGCCTCGGTGCCCCGGCGCTATCCGGAGCTTGTCCAGTCCGGGCGGCTGATCGAGCTGGTGAACCGCTACAGCACGAAACACGGGGTGGATGCGCGGCTGGTGTATTCGCTGATCGAGCAGGAATCGCGGTTCAACAAGATGGCCGTTTCGCCCAAGGGGGCGCAGGGGCTGATGCAGATCATGCCGGACACGCAGCGGTTTTTGGGGCTTTCGGACCCGTTTGACGAGGAAAAAAACATCGACGCCGGGGTGCGGTACTTAAAAGCCATGCTGGACCGCTTTCAGACCGAGGTCATGGCCCTGGCGGCGTACAACGCGGGCCCCGAGGCCGTGGCCCGGCATAACGGCGTGCCGCCGTATGATGAGACGAAGGATTACGTGCTGCGGGTGGTGGATCGCTATTTCTTTTTACGCATCAAGTATCCGTCGGGCAACATCGGCGAGATCGCGGCGGCCGAGGCGGGCTTGTGA
- a CDS encoding ABC transporter ATP-binding protein translates to MIECCGLRAGYGGREVLRGIDLRIVRGEMTGLLGPNGSGKTTLLHVLSGVLKPMAGTVRIAGNEIGELRPRQRAGMVAAVPQRAGPVPGMTVTSLVLLGRYPYLSLLGAYGPQDRAAAQSAMDETGMAVLADRQTTALSGGEFQTALLARALCQSTDILLLDEAAANLDVARKAAMYDLLREKNAAGLTVVSAVHDLNLAALFCDRLIFLKNGRVLADGPTRTVFTRERVEEVYETTFHVFAHPVTGAPQGVVVPGHGGGVGAGGGSGPGRG, encoded by the coding sequence ATGATCGAATGCTGCGGTCTGCGGGCCGGATACGGCGGCCGGGAGGTCTTGCGCGGCATCGATCTGCGTATAGTGCGGGGCGAGATGACGGGGCTTCTGGGGCCAAACGGCAGCGGCAAGACCACGCTTTTACATGTGCTGTCCGGGGTGCTGAAGCCCATGGCGGGGACCGTGCGCATCGCGGGGAACGAGATCGGGGAATTACGGCCACGCCAGCGGGCCGGGATGGTGGCGGCGGTGCCGCAGCGGGCCGGGCCGGTCCCGGGCATGACGGTCACCTCCCTGGTGCTTTTGGGACGCTATCCGTACCTGTCGCTTTTGGGGGCCTACGGGCCGCAGGACCGCGCGGCGGCGCAGTCGGCCATGGATGAGACCGGGATGGCGGTCCTGGCCGACAGGCAGACCACGGCCCTGTCCGGGGGCGAGTTCCAGACGGCGCTTTTGGCCCGGGCGCTTTGCCAGTCCACGGACATTTTGCTTCTGGACGAGGCGGCGGCGAACCTGGACGTGGCCAGGAAGGCGGCCATGTACGATCTGCTTCGGGAGAAAAACGCGGCCGGACTCACGGTGGTGTCGGCCGTGCATGATCTGAATCTGGCGGCGCTTTTCTGCGACCGGCTGATATTTTTAAAAAACGGCCGGGTGCTGGCCGACGGTCCCACGCGGACGGTCTTCACCCGCGAGAGAGTGGAAGAGGTCTATGAGACGACGTTTCATGTGTTTGCCCATCCGGTCACGGGCGCGCCTCAGGGCGTGGTGGTTCCCGGCCATGGCGGCGGTGTTGGTGCTGGCGGCGGGAGTGGCCCGGGCCGGGGTTGA
- a CDS encoding carbonic anhydrase, with amino-acid sequence MKDIARFLSGFRTFQQNYFCAETEYFARLRERQSPRALVVACSDSRVDPALLMGCEPGDIFVVRNVANLAPPYDAGSGLHGVSAALEYGVKHLEVEHIIVLGHSSCGGIGALLRSDGGELGEFIGPWVGIAREAVQEIQEEFRDKPEAVRQRGCEMAAILVSIGNLLTFPWIRERIEAKALYIHGWYFDMATGELLSYLSETGTFEVLVARCVG; translated from the coding sequence ATGAAGGACATTGCGCGGTTTCTGTCGGGCTTTCGGACGTTCCAACAAAACTATTTCTGCGCCGAGACCGAATATTTCGCGCGCCTGCGGGAGCGCCAGAGCCCCAGGGCGCTGGTGGTGGCGTGCAGCGATTCGCGGGTGGACCCGGCGCTTCTTATGGGCTGCGAGCCGGGGGACATTTTCGTGGTGCGCAACGTGGCCAACCTGGCGCCGCCGTACGACGCCGGAAGCGGCCTGCACGGCGTGAGCGCGGCCCTGGAATACGGGGTGAAGCACCTTGAGGTGGAGCATATCATCGTGCTGGGGCATTCGTCGTGCGGCGGCATCGGGGCGCTTCTGCGGTCGGACGGCGGAGAGCTCGGGGAGTTCATCGGCCCGTGGGTGGGGATCGCGCGGGAGGCGGTTCAGGAGATACAGGAGGAGTTTCGGGACAAGCCCGAGGCGGTGCGGCAGCGCGGCTGCGAGATGGCGGCGATATTGGTGTCGATAGGGAACCTGCTGACGTTTCCGTGGATCAGGGAGCGCATTGAGGCCAAGGCGCTGTATATCCACGGCTGGTACTTCGACATGGCTACGGGGGAGCTTTTGAGCTACCTGTCCGAGACTGGGACGTTCGAGGTGCTGGTGGCGCGGTGTGTGGGGTGA
- a CDS encoding aminopeptidase, whose product MIELEFETKNCWDVYTDKKSKTAMEKLAVGYMDFLSRCKTERETVEFVRGALRMAGFMESAAGDFKGDAVFRVAKGKTLFAARKGKRPLSAGFRLVGAHADTPRLDLKQRPLYQECAVAQAKTHYYGGIRKHQWLARPLALHGVVVKKDGTVVPVCIGEEASDPVFAISDLLPHLAYKQADKKLSDAFEAEKLNIILGHSPAEEGKKPAKDKGDGKSPIKHKVLTLLNARYGITEEDLYSAELQAVPAGAARRVGLDGGIIGGFGQDDRICVYAGLMALLAAPRPEHTQVVLFWDKEEIGSEGSTGAKSHFFEYCLEDLVAGWEPRAKPRRIYEKSKALSADVHAAMDPDYQDLHEKLNAALLGYGPCFCKFTGHRGKVGANDAHPEYVAWLRGVLAKAGVPWQMAELGKVDHGGGGTVAKFLAVYGMDVIDFGPPVLSMHSPFELSSVADLYATMLAYKAFLQS is encoded by the coding sequence ATGATCGAGCTGGAGTTTGAGACGAAAAATTGCTGGGACGTGTATACGGATAAAAAATCGAAAACGGCCATGGAAAAACTGGCCGTGGGCTACATGGATTTTTTAAGCCGCTGCAAGACCGAACGCGAAACCGTGGAGTTTGTGCGCGGCGCGTTGCGCATGGCCGGATTTATGGAGAGCGCCGCTGGCGACTTCAAGGGCGATGCGGTCTTTCGCGTGGCCAAGGGCAAGACACTTTTCGCGGCCCGCAAGGGCAAACGGCCGCTGTCGGCCGGATTTCGGCTGGTAGGGGCGCATGCCGACACCCCGCGTCTGGATCTCAAGCAGCGCCCGCTGTACCAGGAATGCGCCGTGGCCCAGGCCAAGACCCATTATTACGGCGGCATCCGCAAACACCAATGGCTGGCCCGGCCCCTGGCCCTGCATGGCGTGGTGGTCAAAAAAGACGGCACGGTCGTCCCGGTGTGCATCGGCGAGGAGGCCAGCGACCCGGTTTTCGCCATCTCCGACCTGCTGCCGCACTTGGCCTACAAGCAGGCGGACAAGAAGCTATCGGACGCCTTCGAGGCCGAAAAGCTGAACATCATCCTGGGCCACAGCCCGGCCGAGGAAGGCAAAAAGCCGGCCAAGGACAAGGGCGACGGCAAAAGCCCCATCAAGCACAAGGTGCTTACGCTGCTCAACGCCCGCTACGGCATCACCGAGGAAGACCTCTACAGCGCCGAGCTCCAGGCCGTGCCCGCCGGGGCGGCCCGGCGCGTGGGCCTGGACGGCGGCATCATCGGCGGCTTCGGCCAGGACGACCGCATCTGCGTCTATGCCGGGCTCATGGCCCTTTTGGCCGCGCCGCGCCCGGAGCACACCCAGGTGGTGCTTTTCTGGGACAAGGAGGAGATCGGCTCGGAAGGGTCCACCGGGGCCAAGTCGCACTTTTTCGAATACTGCCTGGAGGATCTGGTCGCCGGGTGGGAGCCCAGGGCCAAGCCGCGCCGCATCTATGAAAAGTCCAAGGCCCTGTCAGCCGACGTACATGCGGCCATGGACCCGGACTACCAGGACTTGCATGAAAAGCTCAATGCCGCGCTTCTGGGCTACGGCCCGTGCTTTTGCAAGTTCACGGGCCACCGGGGCAAGGTGGGGGCCAACGACGCGCACCCGGAATACGTGGCCTGGCTGCGCGGCGTGCTGGCCAAGGCCGGGGTGCCCTGGCAGATGGCGGAACTGGGCAAGGTGGACCACGGCGGCGGCGGCACGGTGGCCAAGTTTCTGGCCGTGTACGGCATGGACGTCATCGACTTCGGGCCGCCGGTTCTGTCCATGCACAGCCCCTTCGAGCTGTCCAGCGTGGCCGACCTGTACGCCACCATGCTGGCCTACAAGGCCTTTTTGCAGAGCTAA
- a CDS encoding FecCD family ABC transporter permease, protein MPRLAMIAMLAAAPTTLVAGCLAGPYPVSWQAVLGILAGGRDYDPVWVTVVVQMRLYRVILAWLVGAGLAMSGVAFQGVLRNPLAEPFTLGVSGGAAFGAAVALGLGWNLGWAGMAFFPGLSVIPLCALAGSLLALAAALTLSRRSGGATRETLVLAGIVVSAFLSACISLFKALNEESTASIVFWIMGGFQGRGAADVWLYLPYFGLGTLVVWRYSRELDVLALGEAQAVQLGVDAARVRVRLLAAASIMAGAAVSVCGVIGFVGLAVPHLARMAFGASSRGLLAASGLLGGTLLVWSDIVARTILPGGAELPVGVVTALLGGPFFLFLLRRRPGGGS, encoded by the coding sequence ATGCCACGTCTCGCGATGATCGCCATGCTGGCTGCGGCGCCGACGACGCTGGTGGCCGGGTGTCTGGCCGGGCCGTATCCGGTGTCGTGGCAGGCGGTGCTGGGCATCTTGGCGGGCGGCCGGGACTATGATCCGGTCTGGGTGACGGTCGTGGTGCAGATGCGTTTATACCGGGTGATTTTGGCCTGGCTGGTGGGCGCGGGTCTGGCCATGTCCGGGGTGGCGTTTCAGGGCGTGCTGCGCAATCCGTTGGCTGAGCCGTTCACGCTGGGGGTTTCGGGCGGCGCGGCCTTTGGCGCGGCCGTGGCATTGGGGCTTGGTTGGAACCTGGGTTGGGCTGGGATGGCGTTTTTTCCGGGCCTTTCGGTGATCCCGCTATGCGCGTTGGCCGGATCGCTTCTGGCCTTGGCGGCGGCGTTGACGCTCTCGCGCCGCTCGGGCGGGGCGACGCGGGAGACCCTGGTTTTGGCCGGGATTGTGGTTTCGGCGTTTTTGTCGGCGTGCATTTCGCTTTTCAAGGCGCTCAACGAGGAATCCACGGCGAGCATCGTGTTTTGGATCATGGGCGGCTTTCAGGGCCGGGGTGCGGCGGACGTCTGGCTGTATCTGCCGTATTTCGGGCTGGGGACGCTGGTGGTGTGGCGCTATTCCCGGGAGTTGGACGTGCTGGCCTTGGGCGAGGCCCAGGCGGTGCAGCTGGGGGTGGACGCGGCCCGGGTGCGGGTGCGGCTTTTGGCGGCGGCCAGCATCATGGCCGGGGCGGCGGTTTCGGTCTGCGGCGTGATCGGATTTGTGGGGCTGGCGGTGCCGCATCTGGCGCGCATGGCGTTTGGGGCCTCGAGCCGGGGGCTTTTGGCCGCATCCGGGCTTTTGGGAGGCACGCTTTTGGTATGGTCGGACATCGTGGCCCGCACGATTTTGCCGGGCGGCGCGGAACTGCCCGTGGGGGTGGTGACGGCGCTTCTGGGCGGTCCTTTTTTTCTCTTTTTGCTGCGCAGAAGGCCCGGGGGCGGGTCATGA